One region of Bacteroidota bacterium genomic DNA includes:
- the sdhD gene encoding succinate dehydrogenase, hydrophobic membrane anchor protein: MFKYQSSKTSGSKSWVIQRVTGVALVILMIGHYILMHYNPDSGHTYQAVLNRMSYSWYRIIDISFLILGMYHGLNGVWGIFRDFKLKTWQNYTIIALLMIFGLAFIAWGVNIIFSIPYIRTTSIH; the protein is encoded by the coding sequence ATGTTCAAGTATCAAAGTTCAAAAACATCAGGTTCTAAAAGCTGGGTAATCCAGAGGGTAACAGGCGTTGCGCTTGTAATACTTATGATTGGCCACTATATCTTAATGCACTACAATCCTGATTCCGGGCACACATATCAGGCAGTACTTAACAGAATGTCTTACTCATGGTACAGAATTATTGATATCAGTTTTCTGATATTAGGTATGTATCACGGGCTCAACGGAGTATGGGGAATCTTCAGAGATTTCAAGCTAAAAACATGGCAAAATTACACAATTATTGCGCTTTTAATGATTTTCGGATTAGCTTTTATCGCATGGGGCGTGAACATAATATTTTCAATCCCCTACATCAGAACTACAAGTATTCATTGA
- the sdhC gene encoding succinate dehydrogenase, cytochrome b556 subunit, whose translation MSQNNYSKIKTFDQRGWVKENLSYKKDSGSWAWILHRITGIALIGYLFLHIYSLSPLTQGEAAFTDKMKNFTTPFFMFLEWLLFAFVLFHSLNGIRIVLVDWADGAKYQKSLYVWSWIVGVLLFVMMGVLMFSYEIGLLTK comes from the coding sequence ATGTCTCAAAATAATTACTCTAAAATCAAAACTTTTGATCAAAGAGGATGGGTAAAGGAAAATCTTTCATATAAAAAAGATTCCGGAAGCTGGGCCTGGATTTTACACAGAATCACAGGAATAGCATTAATCGGATACTTATTTCTGCACATATACTCGCTTAGCCCGCTAACACAGGGAGAAGCTGCATTCACGGATAAGATGAAAAATTTTACAACTCCATTCTTTATGTTCTTAGAGTGGCTTTTATTTGCATTTGTATTATTCCACTCGCTTAACGGAATAAGAATAGTTTTAGTAGACTGGGCTGACGGCGCAAAATATCAGAAATCATTATATGTATGGTCATGGATTGTAGGTGTATTATTATTTGTCATGATGGGTGTATTAATGTTTTCTTACGAAATCGGCTTATTAACTAAATAA
- a CDS encoding DinB family protein, protein MQQNFRKGSIGAILDEYEIALADLKKTIRKISDADLIKIVDSKTRNPACKSIQTILSHVVICGYFYPTRILQHKFPDKKFDLPEIVYLNKVSEYIKALDEMFKFNVEALSKIKEREMLQADADKHIKTNWGSYDYEQIMEHAIVHIYRHRRQIRQFLLKLHQG, encoded by the coding sequence ATGCAGCAAAATTTCCGCAAAGGCAGCATTGGAGCAATTCTTGATGAATATGAAATTGCATTGGCAGATTTAAAGAAAACAATAAGAAAAATTTCAGATGCAGATCTGATTAAAATTGTCGATTCTAAAACAAGAAATCCTGCTTGCAAATCAATTCAGACAATTTTATCTCATGTTGTAATCTGTGGATATTTTTATCCAACGAGAATATTGCAGCATAAATTTCCTGACAAAAAGTTTGACCTTCCTGAAATAGTTTACCTGAACAAAGTTTCAGAATATATAAAAGCTCTTGATGAAATGTTTAAGTTTAATGTAGAAGCATTATCTAAAATAAAAGAAAGGGAAATGCTTCAGGCAGATGCTGATAAACATATAAAAACTAACTGGGGAAGTTATGATTATGAACAGATAATGGAGCATGCTATAGTTCATATCTACAGACATAGAAGGCAGATTAGACAATTTTTATTAAAACTACATCAAGGCTAA
- a CDS encoding carbon-nitrogen family hydrolase: MKLKIALAQFKVINSKSLENLQKAEKFMSDASSQNIELICFPEMFITGFNWDFLNSDKNNFESYINTLSCYAKKYKIWINGSVPELNEEGKICNTSILFDSNGERAATYRKIHLFSYMKENEHLAAGNKLAVTNTPWGKTGLSVCYDLRFPGMFQTYAINGVKLQIHPAAWPYPRLEHWQTLTKARAIENQMFVAAINQVGDEDFGSNGSVTYFGNSMIIDPWGKVLVQGNDKDETLLTTEIDLDIVDEIRNTITVFEDRNPAVCDITNMIN, from the coding sequence ATGAAACTAAAAATAGCACTGGCACAGTTCAAAGTCATTAATTCCAAATCATTAGAAAACTTACAAAAAGCAGAAAAATTTATGTCAGATGCTTCATCACAAAATATTGAGCTAATATGCTTTCCTGAAATGTTCATCACGGGATTCAACTGGGATTTTCTCAACTCAGATAAAAATAATTTTGAAAGCTACATAAACACATTATCATGTTACGCTAAAAAATATAAAATCTGGATTAACGGTTCTGTTCCTGAATTAAACGAAGAAGGAAAAATCTGTAACACTTCAATTTTATTTGATTCAAACGGTGAACGTGCAGCTACATACAGAAAAATACACCTCTTCAGTTACATGAAAGAAAATGAACATCTTGCAGCGGGAAATAAACTTGCAGTAACAAATACTCCCTGGGGTAAAACAGGACTTTCTGTCTGTTACGATTTACGATTTCCCGGAATGTTTCAGACTTATGCAATCAATGGAGTAAAACTTCAGATTCATCCTGCCGCCTGGCCATATCCACGACTGGAACACTGGCAAACTCTTACCAAAGCAAGAGCAATTGAAAATCAAATGTTTGTCGCAGCGATTAACCAGGTGGGAGATGAAGACTTCGGCTCAAACGGCTCAGTAACTTACTTTGGAAACTCTATGATTATAGATCCATGGGGAAAAGTTCTTGTACAGGGAAACGACAAAGACGAGACTTTATTAACCACAGAAATTGATTTAGATATAGTCGATGAAATAAGAAATACGATAACAGTGTTTGAAGATAGAAATCCTGCGGTATGCGATATAACAAATATGATAAACTAA
- a CDS encoding histidinol-phosphate transaminase, with protein MSLIPSHIKSLRPYVPGRTIEEIQKEFNLEKVYKLASNENPLGPSPNAVAAMIKCMEDVHRYQDVGAIELRTLIAKKYDLHIDNVAVGSGSEGIISYILRCFLQDDDELLTSAGTFIGFQVLAKSSGKKFTEVPMKKGYKFDLDTILNAINEKTKIIYLCNPNNPTGTIFTRKEFESFVDKVPDDIIVILDEAYFEFAQDKPEYPDSLHYRHDNVITLRTFSKVYGIAAVRIGYGFGQKDFIESIMKVKMPFEPSLPAQVGAVASIEDENFLAKSLSVNKEGYKLITEEFTKMGLNWIPSYANFVMIDFGDENKVAQINESMLREGIIIRPLKPFGLGHCLRITVGLEEENLAMLKALKKYI; from the coding sequence ATGTCCCTTATACCTTCACATATAAAAAGTTTAAGACCTTACGTTCCGGGCAGAACTATTGAAGAAATACAGAAAGAATTTAATCTCGAAAAAGTTTATAAGCTTGCGTCCAATGAAAATCCTTTGGGACCATCACCAAATGCAGTTGCTGCAATGATAAAGTGTATGGAAGATGTGCACCGATATCAGGATGTCGGAGCAATTGAACTGCGAACACTCATTGCTAAAAAATATGATTTGCATATTGATAACGTTGCAGTCGGCAGCGGAAGTGAGGGGATTATCTCTTACATTTTAAGATGTTTCCTTCAGGATGATGACGAGCTGTTAACATCGGCCGGGACGTTCATAGGATTTCAGGTACTGGCAAAATCAAGCGGCAAGAAGTTTACCGAAGTTCCTATGAAGAAAGGATATAAATTTGATCTTGATACGATACTAAATGCAATAAATGAAAAGACAAAAATAATTTATTTATGTAATCCTAATAATCCTACAGGTACAATATTCACGAGAAAAGAATTTGAAAGTTTTGTTGATAAAGTCCCTGATGATATAATTGTAATTTTAGATGAAGCGTATTTTGAATTCGCTCAGGATAAACCTGAATATCCTGATTCACTTCATTACAGACACGATAATGTAATCACACTCAGAACATTTTCAAAAGTTTACGGTATTGCTGCAGTCCGCATAGGTTACGGCTTTGGACAAAAGGATTTTATTGAAAGCATAATGAAAGTAAAGATGCCGTTTGAGCCTTCACTTCCTGCGCAAGTAGGTGCAGTGGCATCAATCGAAGATGAAAATTTTCTTGCGAAGTCGCTTTCAGTAAATAAAGAAGGATATAAATTAATTACGGAAGAGTTTACAAAAATGGGACTGAACTGGATTCCTTCATATGCAAATTTTGTAATGATAGATTTCGGTGACGAAAATAAAGTTGCGCAAATAAATGAGAGCATGCTCAGAGAAGGGATTATTATACGCCCGCTTAAACCGTTTGGTTTAGGTCATTGTCTTAGAATTACTGTAGGACTTGAAGAAGAAAATCTTGCAATGCTTAAAGCATTAAAAAAATATATTTAG